A single genomic interval of Xiphophorus couchianus chromosome 2, X_couchianus-1.0, whole genome shotgun sequence harbors:
- the anln2 gene encoding anillin, actin binding protein 2 isoform X4, translating into MEAGQENGSNVTLKRQREPLSDTEDNIVPAADVKDGLKRRRLEAAGQENLTPEPSSSGRLTEFQAKPDTPVIPSVRSRVQLLAQRKDGFFAQRSFSHPGNESPSVSSKGVSERLLGEEEFHQRLERFKAPASQADTTQTPSPASSCPRPRSDFVSGIRQKLQCTTTPSSKQASIMRQERELELNQLPFQPISKNAWLKRCGSDSSITQVPGDVEMKDGSFTDMLTSVATTPSGNITGEGAVADAPAASKELKLNREGQKESVPHDAGSNSHDDTNSTETIEKMFEEVLEYAGSAEEEGRVEEDGEDHDSGISSCSVVKSGEKIEREEEPRGEECDENDELLTFPQSGILSPLSKSLEAVVTPLRLAAAQQSHPPPLRLSPEESSTPPESAPLYSIDAYRTQGQRKLPAIQSVTPVVQRRTPETPKPKESANTKEKITALNEEAGKLQLVINQTLQALSCCTDEEHGRGSLEEAEAEKLLLVSCEKRSALLAEVSRLREERSLQSEEAPKEDTDYVSQQACRGTINITNIQLPLKVEFVCSSNSRPGRPSHYFFILIRYGPCNVIATPLATSTDAQNGDAVSFPTAVTLKDIRSSFEIDVEVYSLCLSSGSTSTTDRTSTKSRVTPRKFLNTLTQKSSNIFTSPAALNTRRSSNFSLVGSHKITLASLGCRKFPLDKMKFDGKIRRLLGDEFQEKVPFLSPLEGHIYLKLDSEGHSDVQHQGFLTMFELISGFGVWNRRYFVLEECNLSYWSNPNDRETKEAEGSISLSRSPSQCVRPVKRDSCARPFTFELVNASQQEDQNQEALSKCWFSADTKQERLDWMEKLNQALLDFHTWSRPPAENQAFNTSNMSNSGNLAESIL; encoded by the exons ATGGAAGCTGGGCAGGAAAATGGCAGCAATGTCaccttaaagaggcagagggaACCTCTGTCGGACACTGAAGACAACATCGTCCCCGCAGCAG ATGTAAAAGATGGACTGAAGCGACGGCGTCTGGAAGCAGCTGGTCAGGAGAACCTGACTCCTGAGCCATCCTCATCTGGACGTCTAACGGAGTTCCAGGCAAAACCGGACACACCGGTGATCCCGTCGGTCCGTTCCCGAGTCCAGCTGCTCGCTCAGAGAAAAGACG ggttttttgcACAGCGTTCTTTCTCTCACCCAGGAAATGAAAGCCCATCGGTTTCCAGCAAGGGTGTCAGTGAGCGTCTTCTCG gtGAGGAAGAATTTCATCAGCGGCTGGAGCGTTTTAAGGCACCAGCCTCTCAGGCCGACACCACCCAAACGCCGAGCCCTGCCAGCTCCTGCCCCCGGCCCCGCTCCGACTTTGTGTCTGGCATTCGGCAGAAACTGCAGTGCACAACAACGCCCAGCTCCAAACAGGCTTCCATCATGCGCCAG GAACGGGAGCTGGAGTTAAACCAGTTGCCTTTCCAGCCAATCAGTAAGAACGCTTGGCTGAAAAGGTGCGGCTCGGATTCATCAATAACTCAG GTTCCTGGAGACGTTGAGATGAAAGATGGGAGTTTTACTGACATGTTGACATCTGTGGCTACGACACCTTCTGGAAATATAACGG GTGAAGGAGCGGTCGCTGATGCTCCTGCAGCATCTAAAGAGCTTAAACTCAACAGAGAGGGGCAGAAGGAGAGCGTTCCTCACG ACGCAGGGTCAAACTCTCATGATGACACCAACTCGACAGAAACCATTGAGAAGATGTTTGAAGAGGTGCTGGAATATGCTGGGAGTGCAGAAGAGGAGGGACGAGTTGAGGAAGACGGAGAGGATCATGACAGTGGTATCAGTTCTTGTTCTGTTGTAAAGAGTGGTGAGAAGATTGAAAGAGAGGAAGAGCCCAGAGGAGAGGAATGTGATGAAAACGATGAGCTTCTTACTTTTCCTCAAAGCGGCATCCTCTCTCCTCTCAGCAAGTCTCTTGAAGCTGTGGTTACCCCACTG CGACTGGCTGCGGCCCAACAGTCTCATCCTCCACCGTTGCGCCTGTCTCCAGAGGAAAGCAGCACTCCTCCTGAATCTGCTCCTCTGTACAG CATCGATGCGTACCGCACACAAGGGCAACGTAAGCTGCCAGCCATTCAGAGCGTGACTCCTGTGGTTCAACGACGAACGCCAGAGACGCCGAAGCCCAAAGAGTCTGCCAACACCAAGGAGAAGATAACT GCTCTGAATGAAGAAGCTGGGAAACTGCAGCTGGTGATCAACCAGACGCTGCAGGCGCTGAGCTGCTGCACCGATGAGGAGCACGGAAGAGGCTCTCTGGAGGAGGCCGAAGCTGAGAAACTTCTGCTGGTGTCCT GTGAGAAACGGTCTGCTCTGCTGGCAGAGGTGTCCAGACTGCGGGAGGAGAGGAGCCTGCAATCTGAAGAGGCTCCAAAGGAGGACACGGACTACGTTTCCCAGCAGGCCTGCAGAGGAACCATCAACATCACCAACATCCAGCTCCCTCTGAAGGTTGAGTTTGTCTGCTCGTCGAACAGCCGTCCAG GTCGACCGAGCCACTATTTTTTCATCCTGATCCGCTACGGACCGTGCAACGTCATCGCCACGCCGCTGGCCACATCCACCGACGCTCAAAATGGAGACGCCGTCTCCTTCCCGACTGCAGTCACTCT aaaGGATATACGCTCGTCTTTTGAGATTGATGTTGAAGTCTACAGCCTG TGTCTGAGCTCAGGATCCACCAGTACCACAGACCGGACCAGCACCAAGTCCCGT GTCACACCAAGGAAGTTTCTGAACACCCTTACA CAGAAATCcagcaacattttcacat CTCCTGCTGCTCTCAACACTCGCCGCTCCAGTAACTTTTCTCTGGTGGGTTCCCACAAGATCACCTTGGCTTCACTGGGATGCAGGAAATTTCCTCTTGATAAG ATGAAATTTGATGGCAAAATCAGGAGGCTGCTGGGAGATGAATTTCAGGAAAag GTACCATTTCTTTCGCCACTGGAGGGCCACATCTACCTGAAACTGGACAGCGAGGGCCACTCCGATGTGCAGCACCAAGGCTTCCTG ACGATGTTTGAGTTGATCAGTGGATTTGGGGTGTGGAATCGGCGATATTTTGTTCTGGAGGAATGCAACTTGTCCTACTGGAGCAACCCAAATGACAGGGAGACCAAG GAAGCAGAAGGCAGCATCTCTCTGTCCAGGTCTCCCAGTCAGTGCGTCAGGCCCGTTAAGAGAGATTCCTGTGCTCGACCTTTCACCTTTGAGCTGGTGAACGCCTCTCAGCAGGAAGACCAAAACCAGGAAGCACTGTCCAA GTGTTGGTTCTCGGCTGACACCAAGCAGGAGAGGTTGGACTGGATGGAGAAGCTCAACCAAGCCCTGCTGGACTTCCACACGTGGAGCCGTCCCCCGGCTGAGAACCAGGCGTTCAACACGTCCAACATGTCCAACAGCGGGAACCTGGCGGAGAGCATCCTGTAG
- the anln2 gene encoding anillin, actin binding protein 2 isoform X3, protein MEAGQENGSNVTLKRQREPLSDTEDNIVPAADVKDGLKRRRLEAAGQENLTPEPSSSGRLTEFQAKPDTPVIPSVRSRVQLLAQRKDGFFAQRSFSHPGNESPSVSSKGVSERLLGEEEFHQRLERFKAPASQADTTQTPSPASSCPRPRSDFVSGIRQKLQCTTTPSSKQASIMRQERELELNQLPFQPISKNAWLKRCGSDSSITQQVPGDVEMKDGSFTDMLTSVATTPSGNITGEGAVADAPAASKELKLNREGQKESVPHDAGSNSHDDTNSTETIEKMFEEVLEYAGSAEEEGRVEEDGEDHDSGISSCSVVKSGEKIEREEEPRGEECDENDELLTFPQSGILSPLSKSLEAVVTPLRLAAAQQSHPPPLRLSPEESSTPPESAPLYSIDAYRTQGQRKLPAIQSVTPVVQRRTPETPKPKESANTKEKITALNEEAGKLQLVINQTLQALSCCTDEEHGRGSLEEAEAEKLLLVSCEKRSALLAEVSRLREERSLQSEEAPKEDTDYVSQQACRGTINITNIQLPLKVEFVCSSNSRPGRPSHYFFILIRYGPCNVIATPLATSTDAQNGDAVSFPTAVTLKDIRSSFEIDVEVYSLCLSSGSTSTTDRTSTKSRVTPRKFLNTLTQKSSNIFTSPAALNTRRSSNFSLVGSHKITLASLGCRKFPLDKMKFDGKIRRLLGDEFQEKVPFLSPLEGHIYLKLDSEGHSDVQHQGFLTMFELISGFGVWNRRYFVLEECNLSYWSNPNDRETKEAEGSISLSRSPSQCVRPVKRDSCARPFTFELVNASQQEDQNQEALSKCWFSADTKQERLDWMEKLNQALLDFHTWSRPPAENQAFNTSNMSNSGNLAESIL, encoded by the exons ATGGAAGCTGGGCAGGAAAATGGCAGCAATGTCaccttaaagaggcagagggaACCTCTGTCGGACACTGAAGACAACATCGTCCCCGCAGCAG ATGTAAAAGATGGACTGAAGCGACGGCGTCTGGAAGCAGCTGGTCAGGAGAACCTGACTCCTGAGCCATCCTCATCTGGACGTCTAACGGAGTTCCAGGCAAAACCGGACACACCGGTGATCCCGTCGGTCCGTTCCCGAGTCCAGCTGCTCGCTCAGAGAAAAGACG ggttttttgcACAGCGTTCTTTCTCTCACCCAGGAAATGAAAGCCCATCGGTTTCCAGCAAGGGTGTCAGTGAGCGTCTTCTCG gtGAGGAAGAATTTCATCAGCGGCTGGAGCGTTTTAAGGCACCAGCCTCTCAGGCCGACACCACCCAAACGCCGAGCCCTGCCAGCTCCTGCCCCCGGCCCCGCTCCGACTTTGTGTCTGGCATTCGGCAGAAACTGCAGTGCACAACAACGCCCAGCTCCAAACAGGCTTCCATCATGCGCCAG GAACGGGAGCTGGAGTTAAACCAGTTGCCTTTCCAGCCAATCAGTAAGAACGCTTGGCTGAAAAGGTGCGGCTCGGATTCATCAATAACTCAG cagGTTCCTGGAGACGTTGAGATGAAAGATGGGAGTTTTACTGACATGTTGACATCTGTGGCTACGACACCTTCTGGAAATATAACGG GTGAAGGAGCGGTCGCTGATGCTCCTGCAGCATCTAAAGAGCTTAAACTCAACAGAGAGGGGCAGAAGGAGAGCGTTCCTCACG ACGCAGGGTCAAACTCTCATGATGACACCAACTCGACAGAAACCATTGAGAAGATGTTTGAAGAGGTGCTGGAATATGCTGGGAGTGCAGAAGAGGAGGGACGAGTTGAGGAAGACGGAGAGGATCATGACAGTGGTATCAGTTCTTGTTCTGTTGTAAAGAGTGGTGAGAAGATTGAAAGAGAGGAAGAGCCCAGAGGAGAGGAATGTGATGAAAACGATGAGCTTCTTACTTTTCCTCAAAGCGGCATCCTCTCTCCTCTCAGCAAGTCTCTTGAAGCTGTGGTTACCCCACTG CGACTGGCTGCGGCCCAACAGTCTCATCCTCCACCGTTGCGCCTGTCTCCAGAGGAAAGCAGCACTCCTCCTGAATCTGCTCCTCTGTACAG CATCGATGCGTACCGCACACAAGGGCAACGTAAGCTGCCAGCCATTCAGAGCGTGACTCCTGTGGTTCAACGACGAACGCCAGAGACGCCGAAGCCCAAAGAGTCTGCCAACACCAAGGAGAAGATAACT GCTCTGAATGAAGAAGCTGGGAAACTGCAGCTGGTGATCAACCAGACGCTGCAGGCGCTGAGCTGCTGCACCGATGAGGAGCACGGAAGAGGCTCTCTGGAGGAGGCCGAAGCTGAGAAACTTCTGCTGGTGTCCT GTGAGAAACGGTCTGCTCTGCTGGCAGAGGTGTCCAGACTGCGGGAGGAGAGGAGCCTGCAATCTGAAGAGGCTCCAAAGGAGGACACGGACTACGTTTCCCAGCAGGCCTGCAGAGGAACCATCAACATCACCAACATCCAGCTCCCTCTGAAGGTTGAGTTTGTCTGCTCGTCGAACAGCCGTCCAG GTCGACCGAGCCACTATTTTTTCATCCTGATCCGCTACGGACCGTGCAACGTCATCGCCACGCCGCTGGCCACATCCACCGACGCTCAAAATGGAGACGCCGTCTCCTTCCCGACTGCAGTCACTCT aaaGGATATACGCTCGTCTTTTGAGATTGATGTTGAAGTCTACAGCCTG TGTCTGAGCTCAGGATCCACCAGTACCACAGACCGGACCAGCACCAAGTCCCGT GTCACACCAAGGAAGTTTCTGAACACCCTTACA CAGAAATCcagcaacattttcacat CTCCTGCTGCTCTCAACACTCGCCGCTCCAGTAACTTTTCTCTGGTGGGTTCCCACAAGATCACCTTGGCTTCACTGGGATGCAGGAAATTTCCTCTTGATAAG ATGAAATTTGATGGCAAAATCAGGAGGCTGCTGGGAGATGAATTTCAGGAAAag GTACCATTTCTTTCGCCACTGGAGGGCCACATCTACCTGAAACTGGACAGCGAGGGCCACTCCGATGTGCAGCACCAAGGCTTCCTG ACGATGTTTGAGTTGATCAGTGGATTTGGGGTGTGGAATCGGCGATATTTTGTTCTGGAGGAATGCAACTTGTCCTACTGGAGCAACCCAAATGACAGGGAGACCAAG GAAGCAGAAGGCAGCATCTCTCTGTCCAGGTCTCCCAGTCAGTGCGTCAGGCCCGTTAAGAGAGATTCCTGTGCTCGACCTTTCACCTTTGAGCTGGTGAACGCCTCTCAGCAGGAAGACCAAAACCAGGAAGCACTGTCCAA GTGTTGGTTCTCGGCTGACACCAAGCAGGAGAGGTTGGACTGGATGGAGAAGCTCAACCAAGCCCTGCTGGACTTCCACACGTGGAGCCGTCCCCCGGCTGAGAACCAGGCGTTCAACACGTCCAACATGTCCAACAGCGGGAACCTGGCGGAGAGCATCCTGTAG
- the anln2 gene encoding anillin, actin binding protein 2 isoform X1, translating to MEAGQENGSNVTLKRQREPLSDTEDNIVPAADVKDGLKRRRLEAAGQENLTPEPSSSGRLTEFQAKPDTPVIPSVRSRVQLLAQRKDGFFAQRSFSHPGNESPSVSSKGVSERLLGEEEFHQRLERFKAPASQADTTQTPSPASSCPRPRSDFVSGIRQKLQCTTTPSSKQASIMRQERELELNQLPFQPISKNAWLKRCGSDSSITQGGPPAGCSSPASRVPVSKRTFCWPPIQPWDQVPGDVEMKDGSFTDMLTSVATTPSGNITGEGAVADAPAASKELKLNREGQKESVPHDAGSNSHDDTNSTETIEKMFEEVLEYAGSAEEEGRVEEDGEDHDSGISSCSVVKSGEKIEREEEPRGEECDENDELLTFPQSGILSPLSKSLEAVVTPLRLAAAQQSHPPPLRLSPEESSTPPESAPLYSIDAYRTQGQRKLPAIQSVTPVVQRRTPETPKPKESANTKEKITALNEEAGKLQLVINQTLQALSCCTDEEHGRGSLEEAEAEKLLLVSCEKRSALLAEVSRLREERSLQSEEAPKEDTDYVSQQACRGTINITNIQLPLKVEFVCSSNSRPGRPSHYFFILIRYGPCNVIATPLATSTDAQNGDAVSFPTAVTLKDIRSSFEIDVEVYSLCLSSGSTSTTDRTSTKSRVTPRKFLNTLTQKSSNIFTSPAALNTRRSSNFSLVGSHKITLASLGCRKFPLDKVPFLSPLEGHIYLKLDSEGHSDVQHQGFLTMFELISGFGVWNRRYFVLEECNLSYWSNPNDRETKEAEGSISLSRSPSQCVRPVKRDSCARPFTFELVNASQQEDQNQEALSKCWFSADTKQERLDWMEKLNQALLDFHTWSRPPAENQAFNTSNMSNSGNLAESIL from the exons ATGGAAGCTGGGCAGGAAAATGGCAGCAATGTCaccttaaagaggcagagggaACCTCTGTCGGACACTGAAGACAACATCGTCCCCGCAGCAG ATGTAAAAGATGGACTGAAGCGACGGCGTCTGGAAGCAGCTGGTCAGGAGAACCTGACTCCTGAGCCATCCTCATCTGGACGTCTAACGGAGTTCCAGGCAAAACCGGACACACCGGTGATCCCGTCGGTCCGTTCCCGAGTCCAGCTGCTCGCTCAGAGAAAAGACG ggttttttgcACAGCGTTCTTTCTCTCACCCAGGAAATGAAAGCCCATCGGTTTCCAGCAAGGGTGTCAGTGAGCGTCTTCTCG gtGAGGAAGAATTTCATCAGCGGCTGGAGCGTTTTAAGGCACCAGCCTCTCAGGCCGACACCACCCAAACGCCGAGCCCTGCCAGCTCCTGCCCCCGGCCCCGCTCCGACTTTGTGTCTGGCATTCGGCAGAAACTGCAGTGCACAACAACGCCCAGCTCCAAACAGGCTTCCATCATGCGCCAG GAACGGGAGCTGGAGTTAAACCAGTTGCCTTTCCAGCCAATCAGTAAGAACGCTTGGCTGAAAAGGTGCGGCTCGGATTCATCAATAACTCAG GGAGGGCCTCCTGCTGGCTGCTCTTCCCCCGCCTCTCGGGTTCCTGTGTCTAAAAGGACATTTTGTTGGCCTCCCATTCAGCCCTGGGAT cagGTTCCTGGAGACGTTGAGATGAAAGATGGGAGTTTTACTGACATGTTGACATCTGTGGCTACGACACCTTCTGGAAATATAACGG GTGAAGGAGCGGTCGCTGATGCTCCTGCAGCATCTAAAGAGCTTAAACTCAACAGAGAGGGGCAGAAGGAGAGCGTTCCTCACG ACGCAGGGTCAAACTCTCATGATGACACCAACTCGACAGAAACCATTGAGAAGATGTTTGAAGAGGTGCTGGAATATGCTGGGAGTGCAGAAGAGGAGGGACGAGTTGAGGAAGACGGAGAGGATCATGACAGTGGTATCAGTTCTTGTTCTGTTGTAAAGAGTGGTGAGAAGATTGAAAGAGAGGAAGAGCCCAGAGGAGAGGAATGTGATGAAAACGATGAGCTTCTTACTTTTCCTCAAAGCGGCATCCTCTCTCCTCTCAGCAAGTCTCTTGAAGCTGTGGTTACCCCACTG CGACTGGCTGCGGCCCAACAGTCTCATCCTCCACCGTTGCGCCTGTCTCCAGAGGAAAGCAGCACTCCTCCTGAATCTGCTCCTCTGTACAG CATCGATGCGTACCGCACACAAGGGCAACGTAAGCTGCCAGCCATTCAGAGCGTGACTCCTGTGGTTCAACGACGAACGCCAGAGACGCCGAAGCCCAAAGAGTCTGCCAACACCAAGGAGAAGATAACT GCTCTGAATGAAGAAGCTGGGAAACTGCAGCTGGTGATCAACCAGACGCTGCAGGCGCTGAGCTGCTGCACCGATGAGGAGCACGGAAGAGGCTCTCTGGAGGAGGCCGAAGCTGAGAAACTTCTGCTGGTGTCCT GTGAGAAACGGTCTGCTCTGCTGGCAGAGGTGTCCAGACTGCGGGAGGAGAGGAGCCTGCAATCTGAAGAGGCTCCAAAGGAGGACACGGACTACGTTTCCCAGCAGGCCTGCAGAGGAACCATCAACATCACCAACATCCAGCTCCCTCTGAAGGTTGAGTTTGTCTGCTCGTCGAACAGCCGTCCAG GTCGACCGAGCCACTATTTTTTCATCCTGATCCGCTACGGACCGTGCAACGTCATCGCCACGCCGCTGGCCACATCCACCGACGCTCAAAATGGAGACGCCGTCTCCTTCCCGACTGCAGTCACTCT aaaGGATATACGCTCGTCTTTTGAGATTGATGTTGAAGTCTACAGCCTG TGTCTGAGCTCAGGATCCACCAGTACCACAGACCGGACCAGCACCAAGTCCCGT GTCACACCAAGGAAGTTTCTGAACACCCTTACA CAGAAATCcagcaacattttcacat CTCCTGCTGCTCTCAACACTCGCCGCTCCAGTAACTTTTCTCTGGTGGGTTCCCACAAGATCACCTTGGCTTCACTGGGATGCAGGAAATTTCCTCTTGATAAG GTACCATTTCTTTCGCCACTGGAGGGCCACATCTACCTGAAACTGGACAGCGAGGGCCACTCCGATGTGCAGCACCAAGGCTTCCTG ACGATGTTTGAGTTGATCAGTGGATTTGGGGTGTGGAATCGGCGATATTTTGTTCTGGAGGAATGCAACTTGTCCTACTGGAGCAACCCAAATGACAGGGAGACCAAG GAAGCAGAAGGCAGCATCTCTCTGTCCAGGTCTCCCAGTCAGTGCGTCAGGCCCGTTAAGAGAGATTCCTGTGCTCGACCTTTCACCTTTGAGCTGGTGAACGCCTCTCAGCAGGAAGACCAAAACCAGGAAGCACTGTCCAA GTGTTGGTTCTCGGCTGACACCAAGCAGGAGAGGTTGGACTGGATGGAGAAGCTCAACCAAGCCCTGCTGGACTTCCACACGTGGAGCCGTCCCCCGGCTGAGAACCAGGCGTTCAACACGTCCAACATGTCCAACAGCGGGAACCTGGCGGAGAGCATCCTGTAG
- the anln2 gene encoding anillin, actin binding protein 2 isoform X6 → MEAGQENGSNVTLKRQREPLSDTEDNIVPAADVKDGLKRRRLEAAGQENLTPEPSSSGRLTEFQAKPDTPVIPSVRSRVQLLAQRKDGFFAQRSFSHPGNESPSVSSKGVSERLLGEEEFHQRLERFKAPASQADTTQTPSPASSCPRPRSDFVSGIRQKLQCTTTPSSKQASIMRQERELELNQLPFQPISKNAWLKRCGSDSSITQVPGDVEMKDGSFTDMLTSVATTPSGNITDAGSNSHDDTNSTETIEKMFEEVLEYAGSAEEEGRVEEDGEDHDSGISSCSVVKSGEKIEREEEPRGEECDENDELLTFPQSGILSPLSKSLEAVVTPLRLAAAQQSHPPPLRLSPEESSTPPESAPLYSIDAYRTQGQRKLPAIQSVTPVVQRRTPETPKPKESANTKEKITALNEEAGKLQLVINQTLQALSCCTDEEHGRGSLEEAEAEKLLLVSCEKRSALLAEVSRLREERSLQSEEAPKEDTDYVSQQACRGTINITNIQLPLKVEFVCSSNSRPGRPSHYFFILIRYGPCNVIATPLATSTDAQNGDAVSFPTAVTLKDIRSSFEIDVEVYSLCLSSGSTSTTDRTSTKSRVTPRKFLNTLTQKSSNIFTSPAALNTRRSSNFSLVGSHKITLASLGCRKFPLDKMKFDGKIRRLLGDEFQEKVPFLSPLEGHIYLKLDSEGHSDVQHQGFLTMFELISGFGVWNRRYFVLEECNLSYWSNPNDRETKEAEGSISLSRSPSQCVRPVKRDSCARPFTFELVNASQQEDQNQEALSKCWFSADTKQERLDWMEKLNQALLDFHTWSRPPAENQAFNTSNMSNSGNLAESIL, encoded by the exons ATGGAAGCTGGGCAGGAAAATGGCAGCAATGTCaccttaaagaggcagagggaACCTCTGTCGGACACTGAAGACAACATCGTCCCCGCAGCAG ATGTAAAAGATGGACTGAAGCGACGGCGTCTGGAAGCAGCTGGTCAGGAGAACCTGACTCCTGAGCCATCCTCATCTGGACGTCTAACGGAGTTCCAGGCAAAACCGGACACACCGGTGATCCCGTCGGTCCGTTCCCGAGTCCAGCTGCTCGCTCAGAGAAAAGACG ggttttttgcACAGCGTTCTTTCTCTCACCCAGGAAATGAAAGCCCATCGGTTTCCAGCAAGGGTGTCAGTGAGCGTCTTCTCG gtGAGGAAGAATTTCATCAGCGGCTGGAGCGTTTTAAGGCACCAGCCTCTCAGGCCGACACCACCCAAACGCCGAGCCCTGCCAGCTCCTGCCCCCGGCCCCGCTCCGACTTTGTGTCTGGCATTCGGCAGAAACTGCAGTGCACAACAACGCCCAGCTCCAAACAGGCTTCCATCATGCGCCAG GAACGGGAGCTGGAGTTAAACCAGTTGCCTTTCCAGCCAATCAGTAAGAACGCTTGGCTGAAAAGGTGCGGCTCGGATTCATCAATAACTCAG GTTCCTGGAGACGTTGAGATGAAAGATGGGAGTTTTACTGACATGTTGACATCTGTGGCTACGACACCTTCTGGAAATATAACGG ACGCAGGGTCAAACTCTCATGATGACACCAACTCGACAGAAACCATTGAGAAGATGTTTGAAGAGGTGCTGGAATATGCTGGGAGTGCAGAAGAGGAGGGACGAGTTGAGGAAGACGGAGAGGATCATGACAGTGGTATCAGTTCTTGTTCTGTTGTAAAGAGTGGTGAGAAGATTGAAAGAGAGGAAGAGCCCAGAGGAGAGGAATGTGATGAAAACGATGAGCTTCTTACTTTTCCTCAAAGCGGCATCCTCTCTCCTCTCAGCAAGTCTCTTGAAGCTGTGGTTACCCCACTG CGACTGGCTGCGGCCCAACAGTCTCATCCTCCACCGTTGCGCCTGTCTCCAGAGGAAAGCAGCACTCCTCCTGAATCTGCTCCTCTGTACAG CATCGATGCGTACCGCACACAAGGGCAACGTAAGCTGCCAGCCATTCAGAGCGTGACTCCTGTGGTTCAACGACGAACGCCAGAGACGCCGAAGCCCAAAGAGTCTGCCAACACCAAGGAGAAGATAACT GCTCTGAATGAAGAAGCTGGGAAACTGCAGCTGGTGATCAACCAGACGCTGCAGGCGCTGAGCTGCTGCACCGATGAGGAGCACGGAAGAGGCTCTCTGGAGGAGGCCGAAGCTGAGAAACTTCTGCTGGTGTCCT GTGAGAAACGGTCTGCTCTGCTGGCAGAGGTGTCCAGACTGCGGGAGGAGAGGAGCCTGCAATCTGAAGAGGCTCCAAAGGAGGACACGGACTACGTTTCCCAGCAGGCCTGCAGAGGAACCATCAACATCACCAACATCCAGCTCCCTCTGAAGGTTGAGTTTGTCTGCTCGTCGAACAGCCGTCCAG GTCGACCGAGCCACTATTTTTTCATCCTGATCCGCTACGGACCGTGCAACGTCATCGCCACGCCGCTGGCCACATCCACCGACGCTCAAAATGGAGACGCCGTCTCCTTCCCGACTGCAGTCACTCT aaaGGATATACGCTCGTCTTTTGAGATTGATGTTGAAGTCTACAGCCTG TGTCTGAGCTCAGGATCCACCAGTACCACAGACCGGACCAGCACCAAGTCCCGT GTCACACCAAGGAAGTTTCTGAACACCCTTACA CAGAAATCcagcaacattttcacat CTCCTGCTGCTCTCAACACTCGCCGCTCCAGTAACTTTTCTCTGGTGGGTTCCCACAAGATCACCTTGGCTTCACTGGGATGCAGGAAATTTCCTCTTGATAAG ATGAAATTTGATGGCAAAATCAGGAGGCTGCTGGGAGATGAATTTCAGGAAAag GTACCATTTCTTTCGCCACTGGAGGGCCACATCTACCTGAAACTGGACAGCGAGGGCCACTCCGATGTGCAGCACCAAGGCTTCCTG ACGATGTTTGAGTTGATCAGTGGATTTGGGGTGTGGAATCGGCGATATTTTGTTCTGGAGGAATGCAACTTGTCCTACTGGAGCAACCCAAATGACAGGGAGACCAAG GAAGCAGAAGGCAGCATCTCTCTGTCCAGGTCTCCCAGTCAGTGCGTCAGGCCCGTTAAGAGAGATTCCTGTGCTCGACCTTTCACCTTTGAGCTGGTGAACGCCTCTCAGCAGGAAGACCAAAACCAGGAAGCACTGTCCAA GTGTTGGTTCTCGGCTGACACCAAGCAGGAGAGGTTGGACTGGATGGAGAAGCTCAACCAAGCCCTGCTGGACTTCCACACGTGGAGCCGTCCCCCGGCTGAGAACCAGGCGTTCAACACGTCCAACATGTCCAACAGCGGGAACCTGGCGGAGAGCATCCTGTAG